From Zalophus californianus isolate mZalCal1 chromosome 16, mZalCal1.pri.v2, whole genome shotgun sequence, one genomic window encodes:
- the TBKBP1 gene encoding TANK-binding kinase 1-binding protein 1 isoform X3, producing MESMFEDDISILTQEALGPSEVWLDAPGDPSLGGDMCSASHFALITAYGDIKERLGGLERENATLRRRLKVYEIKYPLINDFGEEHGFSLYEIKDGSLLEMEKVSLQQQLNQFQHEKNKEQEEQLGEMIQAYEKLCVEKSDLETELGEMRALVETHLRQICGLEQQLQQQQGLRDAAFSSPSPPPTPAPPCADLDLHYLALRGGSGLSHAGWPGPTASVSELERRRLEEALEAAQGEARGAQLREEQLQAECERLQGQLKQLQESRAQDLASNQSERDMAWVKRVGDDQVNLALAYTELTEELGRLRELSSLQGRILRTLLQEQARSGGQRHSPLSQRHSPAPQCPSPSPPARAAPPCPPCQSPAPQRRSPGPPCPSPQQRRSPASPSCPSPVPQRRSPVPPPCQPSSPQRRSPGPPACPAPQPRPPPPPPPGERTPAERAYAKPPSHHVKAGFQGRRSYSEMAEGAGYAGASPAWLQAEAATLPKPRAYGASDLYGPGRPLSPRRAFEGIRLRFEKQPSEEEEWAVPTSPPSPEAGSIRCASFCAGFPIPESPAAAAYAHAEHAQSWPSINLLMETVGSDIRSCPLCQLGFPVGYPDDALIKHIDSHLENSKI from the exons ATGGAGTCCATGTTTGAAGATGACATCAGCATCCTGACCCAGGAGGCACTGGGGCCCAGTGAGGTGTGGCTGGATGCCCCAGGAGACCCCTCGCTGGGGGGGGACATGTGCTCCGCCTCCCACTTTGCCCTCATCACAGCCTATGGGGACATCAAAGAGCGCCTGGGAGGTCTGGAGAGGGAGAATGCCACCCTCCGCCGCCGTCTCAAAGTCTATGAGATCAAG TACCCGCTGATCAATGACTTTGGAGAGGAGCACGGCTTCTCTCTGTATGAAATCAAGGATGGCTCCCTGCTGGAGATGGAGAAGGTCAGCCTACAGCAACAGCTCAACCAGTTCCAGCATGAG AAGAATAAGGAGCAGGAAGAACAGCTTGGGGAGATGATCCAGGCTTATGAGAAACTTTGCGTGGAGAAGAGCGACCTGGAGACAGAGCTGGGGGAGAtg CGGGCCCTGGTGGAGACCCACCTGCGGCAGATCTGTGGCCTGGAACAGCAACTGCAGCAGCAGCAAGGCCTCCGGGACGCCGCcttctccagccccagccccccgcccacTCCTGCCCCACCGTGTGCTGATCTGGACCTGCACTACTTGGCACTGAGAGGGGGATCTGGCCTGAGTCACG CAGGCTGGCCGGGCCCCACAGCCAGTGTGAGTGAGCTGGAGCGGCGGCGGTTGGAAGAGGCTCTGGAGGCTGCCCAGGGCGAGGCCCGGGGGGCTCAGCTTCGGGAGGAGCAGCTCCAGGCTGAGTGTGAGCGGCTACAGGGGCAGCTGAAGCAACTACAGGAGAGCCGGGCCCAG GATCTTGCCTCCAACCAGTCAGAGCGGGACATGGCATGGGTGAAAAGAGTCGGGGATGATCA GGTGAACTTGGCGCTGGCTTACACGGAGCTGACAGAGGAGCTGGGCCGGCTGCGGGAGTTGAGTTCCCTGCAGGGGAGGATCCTGAGGACTCTGCTGCAGGAGCAGGCCCGGAGTGGCG GCCAGAGGCACTCGCCGCTGTCGCAGCGCCACTCCCCGGCCCCCCAGTGCCCCTCACCATCCCCGCCTGCCCGAGCAGCGCCCCCTTGCCCCCCGTGCcagtcccccgccccccagcgccGCTCTCCCGGGCCCCCGTGCCCCTCGCCCCAGCAGCGCCGCTCGCCGGCCTCGCCCTCCTGCCCGTCGCCCGTCCCGCAGCGCCGCTCGCCGGTGCCGCCGCCGTGCCAGCCCTCCAGCCCGCAGCGCCGCTCCCCGGGGCCCCCTGCCTGCCCGGCCCCGCAGCCccggcccccgccgcccccgccgccgggCGAGAGGACGCCGGCCGAGCGCGCCTACGCCAAGCCGCCCAGCCACCACGTGAAGGCCGGCTTCCAGGGCCGCCGCAGCTACTCGGAGATGGCGGAGGGCGCGGGCTACGCGGGCGCCTCCCCCGCCTGGCTGCAGGCCGAGGCGGCTACGCTGCCCAAGCCGCGGGCCTACGGGGCGAGCGACCTCTACGGGCCCGGCCGGCCGCTCAGTCCGCGGCGCGCCTTCGAGGGCATCCGGCTGCGCTTCGAGAAGCAGCCGtcggaggaggaggagtgggccGTGCCCACCAGCCCGCCCAGCCCCGAGGCGGGCAGCATCCGCTGCGCCTCGTTCTGCGCGGGCTTCCCCATCCCCGAgtcgcccgccgccgccgcctatGCCCACGCCGAGCACGCGCAGTCCTGGCCGTCTATCAAC CTGCTGATGGAGACAGTGGGCTCAGATATCCGCAGCTGCCCCCTCTGCCAGCTCGGTTTCCCTGTTGGGTACCCAGATGATGCCCTCATCAAACACATTGACTCCCACCTGGAGAACAGCAAGATCTAG
- the TBKBP1 gene encoding TANK-binding kinase 1-binding protein 1 isoform X2 encodes MESMFEDDISILTQEALGPSEVWLDAPGDPSLGGDMCSASHFALITAYGDIKERLGGLERENATLRRRLKVYEIKYPLINDFGEEHGFSLYEIKDGSLLEMEKVSLQQQLNQFQHELQKNKEQEEQLGEMIQAYEKLCVEKSDLETELGEMRALVETHLRQICGLEQQLQQQQGLRDAAFSSPSPPPTPAPPCADLDLHYLALRGGSGLSHGWPGPTASVSELERRRLEEALEAAQGEARGAQLREEQLQAECERLQGQLKQLQESRAQDLASNQSERDMAWVKRVGDDQVNLALAYTELTEELGRLRELSSLQGRILRTLLQEQARSGGQRHSPLSQRHSPAPQCPSPSPPARAAPPCPPCQSPAPQRRSPGPPCPSPQQRRSPASPSCPSPVPQRRSPVPPPCQPSSPQRRSPGPPACPAPQPRPPPPPPPGERTPAERAYAKPPSHHVKAGFQGRRSYSEMAEGAGYAGASPAWLQAEAATLPKPRAYGASDLYGPGRPLSPRRAFEGIRLRFEKQPSEEEEWAVPTSPPSPEAGSIRCASFCAGFPIPESPAAAAYAHAEHAQSWPSINLLMETVGSDIRSCPLCQLGFPVGYPDDALIKHIDSHLENSKI; translated from the exons ATGGAGTCCATGTTTGAAGATGACATCAGCATCCTGACCCAGGAGGCACTGGGGCCCAGTGAGGTGTGGCTGGATGCCCCAGGAGACCCCTCGCTGGGGGGGGACATGTGCTCCGCCTCCCACTTTGCCCTCATCACAGCCTATGGGGACATCAAAGAGCGCCTGGGAGGTCTGGAGAGGGAGAATGCCACCCTCCGCCGCCGTCTCAAAGTCTATGAGATCAAG TACCCGCTGATCAATGACTTTGGAGAGGAGCACGGCTTCTCTCTGTATGAAATCAAGGATGGCTCCCTGCTGGAGATGGAGAAGGTCAGCCTACAGCAACAGCTCAACCAGTTCCAGCATGAG TTGCAGAAGAATAAGGAGCAGGAAGAACAGCTTGGGGAGATGATCCAGGCTTATGAGAAACTTTGCGTGGAGAAGAGCGACCTGGAGACAGAGCTGGGGGAGAtg CGGGCCCTGGTGGAGACCCACCTGCGGCAGATCTGTGGCCTGGAACAGCAACTGCAGCAGCAGCAAGGCCTCCGGGACGCCGCcttctccagccccagccccccgcccacTCCTGCCCCACCGTGTGCTGATCTGGACCTGCACTACTTGGCACTGAGAGGGGGATCTGGCCTGAGTCACG GCTGGCCGGGCCCCACAGCCAGTGTGAGTGAGCTGGAGCGGCGGCGGTTGGAAGAGGCTCTGGAGGCTGCCCAGGGCGAGGCCCGGGGGGCTCAGCTTCGGGAGGAGCAGCTCCAGGCTGAGTGTGAGCGGCTACAGGGGCAGCTGAAGCAACTACAGGAGAGCCGGGCCCAG GATCTTGCCTCCAACCAGTCAGAGCGGGACATGGCATGGGTGAAAAGAGTCGGGGATGATCA GGTGAACTTGGCGCTGGCTTACACGGAGCTGACAGAGGAGCTGGGCCGGCTGCGGGAGTTGAGTTCCCTGCAGGGGAGGATCCTGAGGACTCTGCTGCAGGAGCAGGCCCGGAGTGGCG GCCAGAGGCACTCGCCGCTGTCGCAGCGCCACTCCCCGGCCCCCCAGTGCCCCTCACCATCCCCGCCTGCCCGAGCAGCGCCCCCTTGCCCCCCGTGCcagtcccccgccccccagcgccGCTCTCCCGGGCCCCCGTGCCCCTCGCCCCAGCAGCGCCGCTCGCCGGCCTCGCCCTCCTGCCCGTCGCCCGTCCCGCAGCGCCGCTCGCCGGTGCCGCCGCCGTGCCAGCCCTCCAGCCCGCAGCGCCGCTCCCCGGGGCCCCCTGCCTGCCCGGCCCCGCAGCCccggcccccgccgcccccgccgccgggCGAGAGGACGCCGGCCGAGCGCGCCTACGCCAAGCCGCCCAGCCACCACGTGAAGGCCGGCTTCCAGGGCCGCCGCAGCTACTCGGAGATGGCGGAGGGCGCGGGCTACGCGGGCGCCTCCCCCGCCTGGCTGCAGGCCGAGGCGGCTACGCTGCCCAAGCCGCGGGCCTACGGGGCGAGCGACCTCTACGGGCCCGGCCGGCCGCTCAGTCCGCGGCGCGCCTTCGAGGGCATCCGGCTGCGCTTCGAGAAGCAGCCGtcggaggaggaggagtgggccGTGCCCACCAGCCCGCCCAGCCCCGAGGCGGGCAGCATCCGCTGCGCCTCGTTCTGCGCGGGCTTCCCCATCCCCGAgtcgcccgccgccgccgcctatGCCCACGCCGAGCACGCGCAGTCCTGGCCGTCTATCAAC CTGCTGATGGAGACAGTGGGCTCAGATATCCGCAGCTGCCCCCTCTGCCAGCTCGGTTTCCCTGTTGGGTACCCAGATGATGCCCTCATCAAACACATTGACTCCCACCTGGAGAACAGCAAGATCTAG
- the TBKBP1 gene encoding TANK-binding kinase 1-binding protein 1 isoform X1 produces MESMFEDDISILTQEALGPSEVWLDAPGDPSLGGDMCSASHFALITAYGDIKERLGGLERENATLRRRLKVYEIKYPLINDFGEEHGFSLYEIKDGSLLEMEKVSLQQQLNQFQHELQKNKEQEEQLGEMIQAYEKLCVEKSDLETELGEMRALVETHLRQICGLEQQLQQQQGLRDAAFSSPSPPPTPAPPCADLDLHYLALRGGSGLSHAGWPGPTASVSELERRRLEEALEAAQGEARGAQLREEQLQAECERLQGQLKQLQESRAQDLASNQSERDMAWVKRVGDDQVNLALAYTELTEELGRLRELSSLQGRILRTLLQEQARSGGQRHSPLSQRHSPAPQCPSPSPPARAAPPCPPCQSPAPQRRSPGPPCPSPQQRRSPASPSCPSPVPQRRSPVPPPCQPSSPQRRSPGPPACPAPQPRPPPPPPPGERTPAERAYAKPPSHHVKAGFQGRRSYSEMAEGAGYAGASPAWLQAEAATLPKPRAYGASDLYGPGRPLSPRRAFEGIRLRFEKQPSEEEEWAVPTSPPSPEAGSIRCASFCAGFPIPESPAAAAYAHAEHAQSWPSINLLMETVGSDIRSCPLCQLGFPVGYPDDALIKHIDSHLENSKI; encoded by the exons ATGGAGTCCATGTTTGAAGATGACATCAGCATCCTGACCCAGGAGGCACTGGGGCCCAGTGAGGTGTGGCTGGATGCCCCAGGAGACCCCTCGCTGGGGGGGGACATGTGCTCCGCCTCCCACTTTGCCCTCATCACAGCCTATGGGGACATCAAAGAGCGCCTGGGAGGTCTGGAGAGGGAGAATGCCACCCTCCGCCGCCGTCTCAAAGTCTATGAGATCAAG TACCCGCTGATCAATGACTTTGGAGAGGAGCACGGCTTCTCTCTGTATGAAATCAAGGATGGCTCCCTGCTGGAGATGGAGAAGGTCAGCCTACAGCAACAGCTCAACCAGTTCCAGCATGAG TTGCAGAAGAATAAGGAGCAGGAAGAACAGCTTGGGGAGATGATCCAGGCTTATGAGAAACTTTGCGTGGAGAAGAGCGACCTGGAGACAGAGCTGGGGGAGAtg CGGGCCCTGGTGGAGACCCACCTGCGGCAGATCTGTGGCCTGGAACAGCAACTGCAGCAGCAGCAAGGCCTCCGGGACGCCGCcttctccagccccagccccccgcccacTCCTGCCCCACCGTGTGCTGATCTGGACCTGCACTACTTGGCACTGAGAGGGGGATCTGGCCTGAGTCACG CAGGCTGGCCGGGCCCCACAGCCAGTGTGAGTGAGCTGGAGCGGCGGCGGTTGGAAGAGGCTCTGGAGGCTGCCCAGGGCGAGGCCCGGGGGGCTCAGCTTCGGGAGGAGCAGCTCCAGGCTGAGTGTGAGCGGCTACAGGGGCAGCTGAAGCAACTACAGGAGAGCCGGGCCCAG GATCTTGCCTCCAACCAGTCAGAGCGGGACATGGCATGGGTGAAAAGAGTCGGGGATGATCA GGTGAACTTGGCGCTGGCTTACACGGAGCTGACAGAGGAGCTGGGCCGGCTGCGGGAGTTGAGTTCCCTGCAGGGGAGGATCCTGAGGACTCTGCTGCAGGAGCAGGCCCGGAGTGGCG GCCAGAGGCACTCGCCGCTGTCGCAGCGCCACTCCCCGGCCCCCCAGTGCCCCTCACCATCCCCGCCTGCCCGAGCAGCGCCCCCTTGCCCCCCGTGCcagtcccccgccccccagcgccGCTCTCCCGGGCCCCCGTGCCCCTCGCCCCAGCAGCGCCGCTCGCCGGCCTCGCCCTCCTGCCCGTCGCCCGTCCCGCAGCGCCGCTCGCCGGTGCCGCCGCCGTGCCAGCCCTCCAGCCCGCAGCGCCGCTCCCCGGGGCCCCCTGCCTGCCCGGCCCCGCAGCCccggcccccgccgcccccgccgccgggCGAGAGGACGCCGGCCGAGCGCGCCTACGCCAAGCCGCCCAGCCACCACGTGAAGGCCGGCTTCCAGGGCCGCCGCAGCTACTCGGAGATGGCGGAGGGCGCGGGCTACGCGGGCGCCTCCCCCGCCTGGCTGCAGGCCGAGGCGGCTACGCTGCCCAAGCCGCGGGCCTACGGGGCGAGCGACCTCTACGGGCCCGGCCGGCCGCTCAGTCCGCGGCGCGCCTTCGAGGGCATCCGGCTGCGCTTCGAGAAGCAGCCGtcggaggaggaggagtgggccGTGCCCACCAGCCCGCCCAGCCCCGAGGCGGGCAGCATCCGCTGCGCCTCGTTCTGCGCGGGCTTCCCCATCCCCGAgtcgcccgccgccgccgcctatGCCCACGCCGAGCACGCGCAGTCCTGGCCGTCTATCAAC CTGCTGATGGAGACAGTGGGCTCAGATATCCGCAGCTGCCCCCTCTGCCAGCTCGGTTTCCCTGTTGGGTACCCAGATGATGCCCTCATCAAACACATTGACTCCCACCTGGAGAACAGCAAGATCTAG